Genomic segment of Drosophila takahashii strain IR98-3 E-12201 chromosome X, DtakHiC1v2, whole genome shotgun sequence:
TGTGTCAGctgaataaatttcaattgcaAGATGaagctgctgctcctggtgGCCACCGCGGCCTCCGTGGCGGCACTCTGCGCCGGAGAACCGTCGCTGCTATCCGATGAGTTCATCGAGGTGGTGCGCAGTAAGGCCAAAACCTGGACGGTAAGCGAGATTATCAATTCCTTTGTTTTCCCCCTGCTGACGTGAcaagaaaattgcattttccgTACTCTAACCACCCAGGTTGGGCGCAATTTCGATGCCTCCGTGACGGAGGAGCACATCCGCCGCCTGATGGGCGTCCATCCGGATGCGCACAAGTTCGCGTTGGCCGAAAAGCGAGAGGTTCTGGGCGAGCTCTATACCGCCGTGGATGGGGATCTTCCCGAGGAGTTCGACGCCCGGAAGCAGTGGCCAAACTGCCCGACCATCGGCGAGATCCGCGACCAGGGATCCTGCGGCTCCTGCTGGGCCTTCGGAGCCGTGGAAGCCATGTCCGATCGGGTGCGTTATCTGTTATCTTATCGATTTTGTGGACTATCGATTCTTTGTTTAAACAGCtgatagatatatatttcttCTTTATTAAATGATTTCATTGTTTTCTGCTGATTTCGCCACGCACAGGTGTGCATCCATTCCGGCGGCAAGGTGAACTTCCACTTCTCGGCCGACGATCTGGTGTCCTGCTGCCACACCTGCGGCTTCGGCTGCAACGGCGGCTTCCCCGGCGCCGCCTGGAGCTACTGGACGCGCAAGGGCATCGTCAGCGGAGGACCCTACGGATCCAATCAGGTTGGTGGTCTCCTGAAGTCTTTTATCATCCATTTAAAGAGCATTTCAAGGggtttttgaaaaacaattttatcgATATCTTTTTGTATCGAAATAGAACCCTGTTTATATTTCTTGGTAGTTTTATAGTCTAGTCACACTGTGTGGGGTAACCTATCGAGTGAGCCAATAACCCGATTactccaaaaaagtgtttccacttggttaactccaaatatcgagtaataacatctagtgtttgttgtttgtgttgttcaTTTGACTAGGGATGAACCTTCaacgataggaaataaatacaaaatatactgaaatatacaaaaaaatactccgaaataccaaagaccctaaaagtaccccacttttgcccacatctagttgcctatacacatcctatgtaaaaaaaacagggttatgtcaataaccccataactccataactccaccccagtgtaaatagactattaaaaagcaaattcctaaaaattaaaaaaaaaaattttcctgtcttttaaaatggttttaatttttcttttttctttaaaaccaacattttaatttcggaaaaaattttgtttctaaTTTTTGACTTATAAAAACGCATTATATTCTAGAATTTTTGagttatatgtttttatttgaatttaaaagttcaaaatttattctttaacaatttttgaatacaataattttaaatcaataatttaCTGGGTCATTGCTACGCAAAAATTGCTTCAAAGATACttcaattttttctttgtttgctAGAAGTTAGCAACAAAGTTTACGAGGCCATAAAGTTATTTTAGACAAAAGACTGATATCGCTAGAAAGTGGCTTTGTATTTATCTCGGCATATAaatgcatatatttatatactttttggaTGCATTTTCAGTTTGCAATAATCGTTTGTCAAAAATATTTGGTGAGAAATCCTTATCCTTGAAAATAAACATACTTTCAACAATTGTTTGTTAAATAGTTTAACAGGAGCCCATAAAGAAtgcatttatattataaaataattgctacttGGGAAGCCTCAAGATAGAAACTTTCCACTGCAAAACACTGAAAACACCCTCCAAAACAGAGCAAATCCAGTCTAATTTAaacgtttttttattaaagggCTGCCGTCCGTACGAGATTTCGCCCTGCGAGCACCACGTGAACGGAACCCGTCCGCCCTGCGCCCATGGCGGTGGAACGCCCAAGTGCCAGCACGTCTGCCAGAGCAGCTACACGGTGGACTATGCCAAGGACAAGCACTTCGGCTCCAAGTCGTATTCGGTGAAGCGCAATGTGCGCGAGATCCAGGAGGAGATCATGACGAATGGACCCGTCGAGGGTGCCTTCACCGTCTACGAGGATCTCATTTTGTACAAGGATGGAGTCTATCAGCATGAGCACGGCAAGGAGCTGGGCGGCCATGCCATTCGCATCCTCGGCTGGGGCGTTTGGGGCGATGAGAAGATCCCCTACTGGCTCATCGGCAACTCGTGGAACACCGACTGGGGCGATCATGGCTTCTTCCGCATCCTGCGTGGCCAGGATCACTGCGGCATCGAGAGCTCCATTTCGGCGGGTCTGCCCAAGCTGTAGGATGTATTTGTATGATGATTATGATGATGTGTATGGCGGAAGGCCGCTGGCTGATATATCAACCCTCTATTTTCTATCGCCTCCTCTTATTTCCATTCCCGTTCGCGTTCGCAAATGACGTTTGTAGTTAATGTAAACAACAAAACCTGATTGATAATAAAGTATTGTACATGACTGTGGAACTGATGGTCTTCGGCTTACTGAACTCGGTACAGAGTGGCCTCTTTAACTAGAAAAAGTTAGGATCTAAATAGATAAGTCATTTGGATTTTTTGCTAATGTGTTAGAAATAACCCGACTATTTgggaataataattatttataattatttaaaaattgcgGTTATCCCGTTGAAGTTGAGGAATTTCCACTGTGGCTTTCTGTATTTTGTATGAGAATTATAATGATAATAGTAACTATGTGCCTTGATCAATTCGCCTCTCTATACTATGCATTTAAATGGATTAGCTGTCAATCACCCGAGcgctttgttgttttttagaaTGCAAACAGCATTGAGTTGAAATATGATTAGCATTTCATTGGATTAATCATACGATGAGTACGGTTTGCTCGAATACGTCATATGGGGCGAAATTTTGCGgcctaatattaatatttattgaaaaattaaacattttattatgtGACAAACCAAGGGGGatgctaaatatatatatatttcgttaTCTTTATAAGTAAATATTGTATGATCTGCCCATAATTTCCAACACCATCTGTCGATCCCCGGGGATCGATTTCTCCGCCTATTTTGACACCCATCAATATCCATTAATTGAGTACACAAATCACTTTTTTCACATaacatgttttatttatttttctcatttgcaacatcaAATAgaacatttgtttttgtttaggttttttttttttgttatctttTCATGAACcgctttgttttcgattttcTGTGAAATGATTAACTGGTTTTGGCCACATATCATTTCGCTGAAACTCGATCATTTTCTAACAAACAGCTTACATCGAAAAATATCTGTTACTGCcatatttcaatttgtttacttttgttaTTTGTCATAGTCCAATTTCAACAATTGGCTTAAAAATCTCTGGTgttcatatacatatatatatatctttatttttgtcGGATCAGCTATCTTTAACTCTTCTGTTTGTCATTTCTGCCTCGCCTTAGGTTTTTGTAGGATTTTGTAAATAGATTGCATTTGGCTTGCtcctcatttttgttttttagttcTTCGACTTGTAGATTTTGTTGTCAATAAATAATTCCATATTTTGTTCGCCTCGCTCTCTTTATAATTGTTTACCATCTGAATTCGTATTCGTTATTCCTGGACTTTTGCACTTAACAATTAGAATACATAGCCACACGGACATATATTTACCTATTTGCTTGTAGTATTTTAAaccttttcattgtttttgctTAGAGTGTTTTGTTCTTTGATTATATTCTCTGCATTAGTGGGGACTTTAGCTTAATCTAAATGGTGGGTTCTCAAAATATCAATACAATTTAGCTCAACTTTTTATTGGCTTTGGTAGTTCTTACTTTGGAGATAAATGGAACTGTAGGATGTGGAAGTGTACAAATTGCTACGATAAATCAGGAACAAATCAATGgattaatatgaaattttaggaTTCCATAGAACAATCAAGTATAACCCATTGTGTAAAGTCTTAAACTTCTGACCCTGAAGAAAGAAaagttttcatattttttggtgGGGAAGAGATTCAAAAGTTTCCAAGAAcagtataaaataataatacagaAATGCCATTAATTTACCAACTAATTAGACAGACATAAACCTTTGGACTCTACGAGTATCTGGAGTGTTATTTAATACCTTAATACCTCACGCTGAACCAACTTGCTACGTACTTATATAGGATAAACTCTTCTTAGGCAGAGATTGATCTTAAATTCTAGTGGATCTTCCATCGGTTTTTAGTTGAATACTCGCTacaggaaaataaaagagagtTGAAAGTCGACTCAAATGGAGGAGAGAGGAACGTATAGCCGGACAATACTTTGATCGGAACACTTTTTGTCAGTTAGCAAGCTTCAAAAGTCCTTAATGTAGTTGCGCTAGATAAATATACAGTATATAgtgtaggtatatatatatatatctttatcTTTACATACAATTACTCTGTTCTCGTTACAACTATCGGTTTAAACTCTTCAATTTGCGTTTATATTTCAGTTTAGGAAGTATCTTACTGGCGTATCTCGACTACTCGATAGTTAACCAACTTTGGCTTAGGTAAACCTAAACAGATCGAACAgattacatatatatttttctcgtTTTAAGGTCCCTTTTGTACCTCTAATTCAGTGTTATCTGGTTTATAGCTGAGATTTATTTTGCTTTCGAGTTGTGTGAGAGTTTTTAGTTAACTTGTGTGGACAGCACATAACTGGgttatgcatatatatatatatagtaataTATGGGTCAGATTCCATGCCCGTTACATCTTCAGGTCGCCTTGAGTTGTTTGTATAGGTTTCTAACACGAGGAGCTTTCGGCTTGATCTCATCTCGAACTCAAATTTggtttcagtttcggttttAGTTTTGGTATCACAAAATcgggttttttggttttttgttatacattttttacacaATATCCAATAGTTTCTTTTCGAATAACAATTTTAGTagagataaatatatattttgctgtttttccttttctttttaaattaacttttgGTAGCGAAAGACTATCACAATTATGGAGATTTCAAATTTCTGGGGCCAGGTAATAGATTGTATTCAATTTCATGAAGATTTTAGTTTCTTCTTAAGAACCgtttttttgtcaattttacaCGCAtacatatagatatatatttttagttttaggtttttgtttggtttacgGAAGCCGttaatttatacttttcgtaAGAGTTTGTTGTGGTTGTTTTGTCAAGAAATGCATTAAATTtgccttttgattttgcaaCGCTTTCCGCTCGTCCTTGTCTTAGTTGTATCCTTATCGATCGGGAGATCTTCGGTTCCATTAGTTTGTCCTTCAGTTGTTGTACCTCACGTGGTTTCTTGAACTTTGTTCGCTTGCATATGTTAAACGGTTCTATATTCTGAATATATCCTTGTATAtatcttttttataattgtattTAGTATATAGCTTTACAATCGGCTTTTGTTTCGTGTAGttttcaatgtttttttatgCTTTAAGTGGTTTGAAAAACCATCAAACAACAGGAGGAAACAGTCTTTCTTTCCAGGTACCTAAGGGAATAAAAATGTgggatacattttaataatctaaaaattttaatacaaattcgGAGGAAATCATTGAGTAATGTGTAAATACATGGGTGCTATGGAAATCTCTCTTAGCAAAtatattgcatactttaaggcacattttaaagtgattttgAATAAATAGAGATTTTCATAGCACCCTAAAagtattttgaataaatttctATCTATTTATCGATTTCCCCAGAAGTTCAGTAATAAATTCCCTCTAAAACTAATTGATTCTTGAATATATTTAGGATTATAAGTATTAGATTTTGTGCTTATATGCATACTCACCGCGTGACACATTTGACTTTGGTTAAATGTTGTACAATTGTTTTTTCTCATTTGcaaatttggtttttgtttttgatataTATTACACCATTGAACTTTCAATATATCGCGCatagtatataaatatatatagatatatatggtatatacACAGATGTGGCATATGGAGGCATCGATGCTGTAGTCCTCTGGCTATATTTCTGTTTTCTATTTCGAAGGGAGTTCTATTTGGGTTCTTGGGGgatatttgatttgatttgatttcattttgtCTGATGGATCAATCTAAGTAGCTGCATCTCTGTTGCTCTAGTGGTGGCTCAGGTAGGTCTTGCGCTTCAGGTAACCACTGCGTATGGGTGATGAAAGTCCCGTCTCGTTGCTGTTTATCGATAACAAGGTCGATGgcagtgtgtgcgtgtgtgtatgGTGTGTGTGGTGTATTTTTTTgtcaagcaattttttttggttttggaaaAAGAGAGACAGAGTTAACACGTTGAGAAAGAGTTGAATTTTGGCTCTAAGTGTGGTTTAGAGGTGGATAACTTTCTAGGATCGATATTTATCGACGTTTCAGCACCTCTATTATGGGTggtttttcttataaatttggtttctttttcttcacaacaccaatcaatcaatcaataaaATGCTCAGCTAGGTATGCTTCAAAATACTTAACAAAGGAACTCAAAAAAAGGTGTGGGGAGTATGGGGAATATTCTAGAACACTAAAACTAACATCAATTGTCTGTAttgttttggtgtttttttttgcttctaTATGTTTACAAGATGCTTTTATTGTTGTGGTTTTATGGctctaaacaattttttattgtttgtttaacttgcaatttaattttcattcgtTGCTTGTTCATGCAGCCTGATGGTGTATTTTGTGTGAGGTGTAATTGTCGGCGTGGTGGGTTTTGAACAGCGTGGTGGGTTTCGAGGCCGTGAAGCGTAAAgcgtttgtaatatttatattattattttttttttgtattggtTATCCGTAAATCAAGGAACAAACaaagaaaagataaaaatcGTAATCGAAACattataaatcaaatatatactatataagatatatatattttcaacagGCCCATTTACTGTActgcttttgtttatttggtaCTACATACTGGCGTACGTATTTCTTATGTTTTGTTgcattttggcttttgttcgcaatcaaaataatatcatacaaatacaaataaggatAGTACATAAAGGCGGtaataattacaataataataataatcataatagTAATAACTTATATCATAAATAATACGGCATTTGTTCTACGTGAAACTTAGGAAACTTAAGACtttaaaatagaataaaatacaatacaatacgaTTCGTGGCGGACTAGTTTTGAGAGGATGGATGAGACTATTaacttaaaatcaaaacaagaaatatgtAAGCATCTTCATCTAGTTCTCCTAGGCAGCTGGGGTGTCCTTTTCAATGGCATTCTCAATCAGCTGGGCCAGTAGGAtgtggttgctgctgccgggactgttgatgttgctgctgcagggaCTGATGTTGGCCAATTGCAGCTCGAAAGCGTTGCTGGCGATTGGCAAGGGAAGAGGGCGTGATTAGGTGGCGGTTGGAACTGGAGATTCGCATTTTGGCAAGAGACTTTTCATTCCGGACGGGGCTTTTCCCCGCCCGAAGAAGGCGTTTACAACAACGTTTAGTGGTATGGAAATGCCGGATGGGTTATGGTTATCATTGTAAAGCAAACAAGGGCTGGCTGACAAAATAAACGGGCATGCGACCCAAAAACATAACATAACATAAACATAAAGTCacacaaaatatatgtatacaccAACAAAGCGGTTTCCAATGGAATACAAGTACAATGCCTAAAGCTGATCAATTAAAGTAACTTTAAGAAATATctgggtttttaaaaaattgttttataaatttcaaaattattttttgatattattattcttgTGTATATCGTAAGTTTCATGATAAATTAACCCTGTTTCTTTCCTTtggtatatttaatatataaaaaattgctGTTTATGCTAGAAATGGAAGTTTTTTTATAGGATTGGTTGATTTTTGTATCTTTAACCTTGGTTACTACATGTTAATCAGCTACATTTCTTATAAATAGCTTTCTACCTATTCTAAATAGTTATAAATATACCTAAATCCCTGAATTGACTTCTTCAACCAGCTAAAGGCATTACACTGTACACAAAACATATAACATTGACATACACGAATGCGTTGGCCTATTTACACTAAACACAAACAcagatacatatgtacatatacggCGAGGATCGGGCGTTACAGTGGGTGCGCTCTGTACAGTGGATCGTCTCAAGCAGCGCCACTGGCTAGTGGCATCCGCGTCTTACCTTCTGCGTCGCGGATTCGCCGTCTGGCCGGGAAGATTGAAGCATCCGCGGGGGATGACCATGCGGGCATTGCCCTTGGCTGGACGCGAACCACCCACCGCCTGCAAACCGGCCAAGTGGGCGGCGTAGCCATCGCTCAGCACAGTGGCATTGGACTGCAGTTTCTTGCCGACCTGTTGGAAGAAGATAAATCGTTTTTAGAATGTAATTTACTAAAGCTCGTTGTACACGATGCAGCGGCAAACGTTTCAGCACTCACttatttataacaaaatataataatttctataatatttataatttaataaacaaataaatgtcgTTACAACCGATGCACCGTTTACTGAACCTTCTtttgaatattaataaaaaaaagtaagctCTTGTATACGATGCAGCGGCAACATTTGAGCACTcacttttttgtaaaaaaatataataattactttaatatttataatttaataaaccaaTAAACAAACCCTACAACCAATGCAGTGTTTACTAAACCTTCTTTTGATTAttaatcaaaaaaagaaagttgtTTTATACGATGCAGCGGCCACCTTTCAGCACTCACTTAAAACGTTATTGCATagtatttttacatttatataaacaaattatattaaattatgacACTCGAATCATCTATCTAcctataattatataattatataaccGCTGCACCATTTACAACCCGCTTAATCCCTCACCTTGCCCACGATGAAGATCTGATCGGTTCGCATGCCCACATTCGTGTAGACACTG
This window contains:
- the CtsB gene encoding cathepsin B: MKLLLLVATAASVAALCAGEPSLLSDEFIEVVRSKAKTWTVGRNFDASVTEEHIRRLMGVHPDAHKFALAEKREVLGELYTAVDGDLPEEFDARKQWPNCPTIGEIRDQGSCGSCWAFGAVEAMSDRVCIHSGGKVNFHFSADDLVSCCHTCGFGCNGGFPGAAWSYWTRKGIVSGGPYGSNQGCRPYEISPCEHHVNGTRPPCAHGGGTPKCQHVCQSSYTVDYAKDKHFGSKSYSVKRNVREIQEEIMTNGPVEGAFTVYEDLILYKDGVYQHEHGKELGGHAIRILGWGVWGDEKIPYWLIGNSWNTDWGDHGFFRILRGQDHCGIESSISAGLPKL